In Stigmatopora nigra isolate UIUO_SnigA chromosome 2, RoL_Snig_1.1, whole genome shotgun sequence, a single window of DNA contains:
- the LOC144182894 gene encoding phosphatidylinositol N-acetylglucosaminyltransferase subunit Y-like has product MFSLSMMVGLVPLVSLFGLFYSAAVDDDFPQGCTSSNNPCFYSLLLPVTIPVYVFFHLWSWMGIKLFRHN; this is encoded by the coding sequence ATGTTCTCCTTGTCAATGATGGTAGGATTGGTCCCCCTTGTGTCCCTCTTTGGTTTGTTCTATTCGGCCGCAGTGGATGATGACTTTCCTCAGGGCTGCACTAGCAGCAACAATCCTTGTTTCTACAGTCTGCTGCTTCCTGTCACCATACCAGTGTATGTCTTCTTCCACCTGTGGAGCTGGATGGGAATTAAGCTCTTCAGGCATAACTAA